CAAGCCCGCTGCCAAGCAGGCCGTAGAGGCGGCAGGCATTCCTGTCCTGAACAAAAAGGGTCAGCCTGAAGCGCCGCCCGTGCCGGGTAAGTCCGCTTCCTGATTAATCGAAAAGGAATACACCATGAACCAGAACATCTCCCGCCGGTCCCTGCTGCGCGCCGGGGCCGGAACGCTGGCGGCTGGCCTGTTGGCGGCCTGCACGACCACCAAGAAGGGCACAACCACTACCATCACCCTGAACGTGGCCGAGGTCGTGGATTACGGCAACGCCATCCTGTCCTTCGCCAGCACGGCCATCAATGTTTCGTTCGTGGCATCGGCCATGGGCACGGCCAATCTGGCGCTGGCCAACACGGTCATTGCCTCGCTCAAGTCCGCCCTGACCGCGTTCCAGTCAGCCGCAGGATCCAGCACGTCCGTCAGTTATAACAGCGCCAGTGTCAAGACGGCGTTCGACAGCATCATTACCGATGTGGAGAAGGTGGACACACTGATCATCGCGGTCATTACCGGCACGGCGGCGAACCTGTCCAGCAGCATGGTGTCCGACGCCAAGACGGCAGCAGGGGCAGCGGAGACGCTGATTGATCTGCTCAAGGCCATGGTGGATGTGTCCGGCCCGCGCCTGCGCTCCGTATCTCCTGCCGATCCGGACGCGGCCATCGGCAAGATCGCCATCTTCGCGGCTTCGCAGGGCTAACCTGTCCATTAGGGGGCGGCTCGGAACAAGTCGCCCCACCCATGCATTCCTATCGAGAACCTCGCAATGCACCCCTCGCAGCTTCACGTTGTATCGGTATTCAACAACAACCGGCGCTGGCGTTCGCGTGAACGCCTTCTGCGCAAGTTCATCACGCATATGCAGGCATCTGGCGTAACCCTTACGCTGGTTGAGCATGTTATGGGCGAACGCGATTTCTTCCTTGATCCGAATGACCCGTCCCTTGCCGGAGTCCGCCTGTTCCAGATACGCGGGGATAACCGGCAGGAAAACTGGCTCAAGGAAGGACTGATCCGCTATGGCGTCTCGCGCCTGCCGCCTGATGCGAAATACCTGGCGGTGATTGATGCGGACGTGTTCTTCCAGCGGCAGGATTGGGCGCTTGCCACGCTGGACATGCTCCAGGTGCATCGCGTTGGCCAGCCATGGTCCTACTCCGTGGACCTTGGACCGGACGAAAACCCGATCTGCGATGAGAATGGTCGGCAGATGGACCGTTCGTTCTGTGCCGCATGGGAAGCGGGGGATATCATCGTCACGGATGAGGACTACGGCGCAGGCCAGTCGAGTGCCCAGTGGCTGCTTGACCCCAATCGCAAGCGCGACTGGCGACAGCACTATGGGTATGCATGGGCCTTCCGGCTGGATGTGTGGACCGATTTTGGCGGCCTGCCTGACTGGCTTGTGACCGGTGCGGCTGATTACATCGCCGCTATGGCGTTTGCGGGCAAGCTGGACACGTCCGATGCCTATACGTCGCCAGCCTGCGCCCGACGCTTGCGGCACTTCGCGGCGGCCTGTGACCGCGCCGTGCGACAGGATATCGGCGTGGTGCCGGGACTGCTTGCCCATGGCTTCCACGGATCGAAGAAGAAGCGCTTCTATCTGGACCGCAAGGACATCCTGCGCGAAGCCAATTTCGATCCTGACGTTGATATCGGATACGACCGTCACGGCCTGCCATTCCTCGCCAGCGATAACCGCGTCCTGCGCGACGGCCTGCGCCGCCTTTCGGTTGCCCGCGATGAAGACAGTAACGCGCCATGACCATTCATGCACTCGCCGGTCTGGGCCTGTTCCTGACCGGCGCGGCGTTCTCGCAGGTGCTGGCGTTCGGTATCGCCGCATGGGCCAAGGCCCGGCGCGAACGCCAGATTGACGACACGCTTGGGCCTCCTGCGCCTTAGCTGGAACGGTAACTCTCAATCCCAATAAAGAAACCCCGCCCCATTTAAGGGACGGGGCTAAATCTACGATTTTTCATGTTCCTCAATTTCTGATGGGCATTTTGGCGAGGATGGTTCCGCCGACTGCCAGAACGATAGGCATGACGACGAAAGCGATAAGCTCCATGAACGTCATTTTACCAAGCCTCCTAACACGTCCTGTGCCAGCCTGTGCAGCCATGTGGCCGCGAGGAGGTACAGGATCATACCGAGTATGACCACGGACCGAATCGGCTCGTGGCCACTTACGTTATATAGCGTTGTTGCGATAGGTGCCAATACACCAACCGTTACAGCCGATGTCGCCCCCGTGTTCAGCGCATTCGCTCTCAGCTTAACGCGCTCATTATGTATCTGTTTCTCTGCCGCGTTCATTTCAAGATTTCAGATTGATGATGCGGCTATCTGCCTGACAGGGACGATTCTCGTCAAACTTCAGACTTGTCGGCCTCAAGCCCCTTCGCGATCAGGCGGCGGATGGCTTCGAAATCAGATGCTAATCTTTCCGTTTGGAAGATAAAAAGTCCTGGAGATCGGTTTTCATTGCAGCCAAATCACTATCAACTTTGGCGTAAAATGGTCGAATGGCTTCTTCGATGAGCGTATCTAACCGCGCTCTTGCCTTATCTTCATGCAGAACCATTCCACTCTTCGCCAATTCAATGCAGGAAAGAATTTCCGCATTGATCGATCGGTTATTGGCCTTCGCCTTTTCTTCGACCCACTCTTTCAAATGGCGAGGAATCCGCAGGCGGAAATGTGCATCGTCGGACATGACGCAAGAATGACGCATTTTGCGCTTGACCTCAATGACGCTATTTGGCACACAAAAGAGGCATGACGCATTTCGCGTCATTTATGAGAGGGAGATATGGAACAAGACCACATGCGGTTACGCTTGCCGAAGCAACTTAAAGAGTGGGTGAAAGCATCCGCAGAGAGAAATCACAGGAGCCAGAACGCTGAAGTCCTGTTCTGGCTATCGCACGCAGCGCAAACAGAAAAGGCATCAGGGTCCGGTTTGGCGACT
This portion of the Komagataeibacter sp. FNDCF1 genome encodes:
- a CDS encoding Arc family DNA-binding protein, whose amino-acid sequence is MSDDAHFRLRIPRHLKEWVEEKAKANNRSINAEILSCIELAKSGMVLHEDKARARLDTLIEEAIRPFYAKVDSDLAAMKTDLQDFLSSKRKD
- a CDS encoding Arc family DNA-binding protein translates to MRLRLPKQLKEWVKASAERNHRSQNAEVLFWLSHAAQTEKASGSGLATSPDASHAE